One stretch of Shewanella sp. Arc9-LZ DNA includes these proteins:
- a CDS encoding tryptophan halogenase family protein, giving the protein MMQKPITEIVIVGGGTAGWITAGLLAAEHNVDNGVLAHSPKLNITLIESPDVATIGVGEGTWPSMRSTLSKIGIDENDFIRQCDASFKQGSRFINWCADPQSKVTDSYLHPFSLPHGHQELDLCQYWLPHAEQVSFAEAVCSQQVLTQLGLAPKSIATAQYHFQNNYGYHLNAAKFSQLLTEHCTQKLGVTHIRDHVSQIINNDHGDIDKLITKQHGEISGQLFIDCTGAKSLLLGEHLQVPFLCQKSVLFNDRALAIQVPYTDANSPIASCTHSTAQSNGWIWDIGLPTRKGVGYVYSSSHTNDADAQQTLFNYLGVDGAAADKLEPRQLTINPGYRAKCWQNNCIAIGMAAGFIEPLEASALALIEWTASTLAQQLPPNRMVMDTIATRVNERYQLHWQQIIDFLKLHYVISRREADGYWRDHRESNSIPDSLQAMLELWRYQTPSQQDISYKEALFPAASFQYVLYGMGYNTQLPNHVKPSMQQLAQRLFNDNQQRTQALAKNLPSNRELLDKVAQYGFPKL; this is encoded by the coding sequence ATGATGCAAAAACCAATAACCGAAATAGTCATCGTTGGAGGCGGTACCGCTGGTTGGATAACTGCCGGTTTGTTGGCCGCTGAACATAATGTTGATAACGGTGTTTTAGCTCACTCTCCCAAACTCAATATTACTTTAATCGAATCACCGGATGTGGCCACTATTGGCGTAGGTGAAGGCACTTGGCCTTCAATGCGCTCAACCCTGAGCAAAATTGGTATCGATGAGAACGACTTTATTCGCCAATGTGATGCTAGCTTTAAACAGGGCTCTCGGTTTATCAATTGGTGTGCTGACCCACAAAGCAAGGTCACTGACAGCTATTTACATCCATTTAGTTTGCCCCACGGTCACCAAGAACTCGACTTATGCCAATATTGGCTGCCTCATGCCGAACAAGTCAGCTTTGCCGAAGCCGTTTGTAGCCAGCAAGTATTAACTCAGCTTGGTTTGGCCCCCAAAAGCATTGCCACTGCTCAGTATCATTTTCAAAATAACTACGGCTACCACCTTAATGCCGCTAAGTTTAGTCAGTTACTCACAGAGCATTGCACTCAAAAACTCGGCGTCACCCATATTCGCGACCATGTCAGTCAAATTATTAATAACGATCATGGCGACATCGACAAGCTGATCACTAAACAACATGGCGAAATCAGTGGCCAGTTATTTATCGACTGCACCGGCGCAAAATCTCTACTGTTAGGTGAACACTTGCAAGTGCCTTTTTTATGTCAAAAATCGGTGCTTTTTAATGATCGCGCACTAGCGATACAAGTCCCCTACACTGATGCAAATAGCCCTATTGCTTCTTGCACACACTCAACTGCACAGTCAAACGGTTGGATTTGGGATATAGGCCTACCAACGCGTAAAGGTGTCGGCTATGTATATTCATCAAGCCATACCAATGATGCTGATGCCCAGCAAACGCTGTTTAATTACCTCGGTGTTGATGGCGCTGCAGCTGACAAATTGGAACCGAGACAACTGACGATTAACCCTGGGTATCGTGCTAAATGCTGGCAAAATAACTGTATTGCTATCGGGATGGCAGCAGGCTTTATCGAACCATTAGAAGCGTCGGCTTTGGCATTAATAGAATGGACGGCATCTACCTTAGCCCAACAATTACCACCCAATCGTATGGTGATGGACACGATTGCTACGCGAGTTAACGAGCGCTATCAACTACACTGGCAACAAATTATCGACTTTTTAAAGCTGCATTATGTGATAAGCCGACGTGAAGCTGATGGTTATTGGCGTGACCATCGTGAGTCAAACTCAATCCCCGACAGCTTACAAGCCATGCTCGAATTATGGCGTTATCAAACACCGAGCCAACAAGATATTAGTTATAAAGAAGCCTTATTTCCGGCAGCCAGTTTTCAATATGTACTTTATGGCATGGGCTATAACACCCAATTGCCCAATCATGTGAAACCGTCAATGCAACAATTGGCACAGCGACTGTTTAATGACAATCAACAGCGCACCCAAGCGCTTGCTAAAAACCTGCCGAGTAATCGCGAGTTACTCGATAAAGTTGCGCAATATGGTTTCCCTAAGCTTTAA
- a CDS encoding SapC family protein, with protein MSQHVLLNSIEHKDVKVMTHRSAALGDNLWYSVTFPQEFRSVQAHYPIFFHKDTATGQFYAVALFGFQQNDNVFLSEQGWSASYVPLTVRRQPFLIGQQTVLEDGVERQQRIIHVDLDHPRVSETEGEALFLPYGGNTPLLDEVGEILEVIHHGLQDGQRFVDALIEHQLLESFTLDIELDNGQKNQMIGFYTINEETLAGLSADALAKLHQQGYLQAIYMTLASQSNVRDLLNLKNAQG; from the coding sequence ATGAGCCAACATGTATTACTAAACAGCATTGAACATAAAGACGTAAAAGTGATGACTCATCGCTCTGCTGCACTAGGCGATAACCTTTGGTATAGCGTGACATTTCCGCAAGAGTTTCGCAGCGTGCAAGCCCACTACCCGATCTTTTTTCATAAAGATACTGCCACAGGCCAGTTTTACGCGGTGGCACTATTTGGTTTTCAGCAAAATGATAACGTGTTTTTAAGTGAACAAGGCTGGAGCGCATCATACGTGCCGCTTACTGTGCGTCGCCAACCTTTTTTAATCGGTCAACAAACCGTACTTGAAGACGGTGTAGAACGTCAGCAACGCATTATTCATGTGGACTTAGACCACCCTAGAGTCAGCGAGACCGAAGGTGAAGCTTTATTTTTACCTTACGGCGGTAACACGCCATTACTCGATGAAGTCGGCGAAATTCTTGAGGTCATACATCATGGTTTACAAGATGGTCAACGCTTTGTCGATGCCTTGATTGAACATCAATTGCTGGAATCATTCACTTTAGATATTGAGTTAGACAACGGTCAAAAAAATCAGATGATCGGTTTTTATACCATCAATGAAGAAACCTTAGCCGGTTTGTCTGCCGACGCATTAGCAAAGCTGCACCAGCAAGGTTACTTGCAAGCCATTTACATGACATTAGCCTCGCAAAGCAATGTACGAGACTTACTTAACCTCAAGAATGCGCAAGGTTAA